In one Bradyrhizobium cosmicum genomic region, the following are encoded:
- a CDS encoding efflux RND transporter permease subunit, whose translation MIALVRIALSRPYTFVVLALLLLIIGPLAALRTPTDIFPEIRIPVIGVVWQYTGLPPDQMSGRITTPFQRSLTTTVNDIEHIVANSYNGFGIVKIFFQPTVDIRTANAQVTAISQTLLKQLPPGATPPLILNYSASTVPIIQVALSGDGLTEQNLADIGINNLRTPLVTVPGAAIPYPFGGKQRQVQIDLDPTALQARGLSGQDVANALAAQNLITPVGTQKIGSFEYNIQLNNSPLRIEELGNLPIKTVNGAMVYVRDVATVRDGNPPQTNIVHVDGNRSVLMMVLKAGATSTLDIIAGIKQKVIDVKDQLPDALKIGFIGDQSVFVRGAIQGVAFEGVIAALLTSVMILLFLGSWRSTVIIAVSIPLSVLGAIIMLSAIGETLNIMTLGGLALAVGILVDDATVTIENINYHLEQGKPVEQSILDGANQIVTPAFVSLLCICIVFVPMFFLTGVARFLFVPMAEAVMFAMMWSFILSRTLVPTMANYLLQPHVHHEGEPPKSRNPLVLFQRGFEARFERIRGGYHDFLGLALGHRAVFVVGFLCVVGASFALVPFLGRNFFPAVDAGNILMHVRTQVGTRVEETANQLADVQKAIRKLIPGEIETLTDNIGMPISGINMTYNNTGVIGPQDGDIQIKLREGHKPTEEHVKVLREQLPRLFPGVSFSFLPADIVSQILNFGAPAPIDLQIRGANIAGNFAYANGLLAKVRKIPGVADARIQQSPNNPTFNIDVDRTRAQYVGLTERDVTNSLVVNLAGSSQVAPTYYLNPDNGVSYSIVMQTPQYQMDSLSALQTLPITAAGNAQSPILGGIADIKRSTSSAVVSQYDIQSMVQIFATTSGRDLGAVANDIRQVIADTAKDVPKGSSVVLLGQVQTMNSAFTGLLFGLLGAVVLIYLLIVVNFQSWSDPFVIISALPAALAGIVWMLFTTQTTLSVPALTGAIMCMGVATANSVLVISFARERYAELGDPIAAALEAGFVRFRPVLMTALAMIIGMAPMALGLGEGGEQNAPLGRAVIGGLIFATFATLMFVPVVFSMVHKKQGPTAAAPLESPHVTH comes from the coding sequence ATGATTGCTCTGGTTCGTATTGCCCTGAGCCGGCCCTACACGTTTGTCGTGCTCGCGCTCCTGCTCCTGATCATCGGACCGCTGGCGGCACTGCGAACGCCGACGGACATCTTCCCCGAAATCCGCATCCCCGTGATCGGCGTGGTCTGGCAGTACACCGGCTTGCCGCCGGACCAGATGTCGGGCCGCATCACTACGCCGTTTCAGCGCTCGCTGACGACGACGGTCAACGACATCGAGCACATCGTCGCCAACTCTTATAACGGCTTCGGCATCGTCAAGATCTTCTTCCAGCCGACCGTCGACATCCGCACCGCCAATGCCCAGGTCACCGCGATCTCGCAGACGCTGCTGAAGCAGCTGCCCCCCGGTGCGACGCCGCCGTTAATCCTGAACTACTCCGCCTCGACCGTACCGATCATCCAGGTGGCTCTGTCTGGCGACGGCCTGACCGAGCAGAATCTCGCCGATATCGGCATCAACAATCTGCGTACCCCGCTGGTCACCGTGCCTGGCGCGGCAATCCCTTATCCATTCGGCGGCAAGCAGCGCCAGGTCCAGATCGACCTCGACCCGACCGCGCTCCAGGCCCGCGGCCTGTCCGGTCAGGATGTCGCCAATGCTCTGGCGGCGCAGAACCTGATCACGCCGGTTGGCACCCAGAAGATCGGCAGCTTCGAATACAACATCCAGCTCAACAACTCGCCGCTCAGGATCGAGGAGCTTGGCAATCTACCGATCAAGACCGTCAACGGCGCAATGGTTTACGTGCGTGATGTCGCGACCGTTCGCGACGGCAATCCGCCGCAGACCAACATCGTCCATGTCGATGGCAACCGTTCGGTGCTGATGATGGTGCTGAAGGCGGGCGCGACCTCGACGCTCGATATCATCGCCGGCATCAAGCAGAAGGTGATCGACGTCAAGGACCAGCTGCCGGACGCATTGAAGATCGGCTTCATCGGCGACCAGTCGGTGTTCGTCCGCGGCGCGATCCAGGGCGTCGCGTTCGAGGGCGTGATCGCAGCGCTGCTGACCAGCGTCATGATCCTCCTGTTCCTCGGCAGCTGGCGCTCGACCGTCATCATCGCGGTGTCGATCCCGCTCTCCGTGCTCGGCGCGATCATCATGCTCTCGGCGATCGGCGAGACCTTGAACATCATGACGCTCGGCGGCCTTGCGCTGGCGGTCGGCATCCTGGTCGACGACGCCACGGTCACCATCGAGAACATCAACTACCATCTGGAGCAGGGCAAGCCGGTCGAGCAGTCGATCCTCGACGGCGCCAACCAGATCGTGACGCCGGCCTTCGTCTCGCTGCTCTGCATCTGCATCGTGTTCGTGCCGATGTTCTTCCTCACCGGCGTCGCGCGCTTCCTGTTCGTGCCGATGGCGGAAGCGGTGATGTTCGCGATGATGTGGTCGTTCATCCTGTCGCGCACTCTGGTGCCGACCATGGCCAATTATCTATTGCAGCCGCATGTGCATCATGAGGGCGAACCGCCGAAATCGCGCAATCCGCTGGTCTTGTTCCAGCGCGGCTTCGAGGCGCGGTTCGAGCGCATTCGCGGTGGCTATCATGACTTCCTCGGGCTCGCGCTCGGGCACCGCGCGGTGTTCGTCGTCGGTTTTCTCTGCGTGGTCGGCGCGTCCTTTGCGCTGGTGCCGTTCCTCGGGCGCAACTTCTTCCCCGCGGTCGATGCCGGCAATATCCTGATGCATGTCCGCACCCAGGTCGGAACGCGCGTGGAAGAGACGGCCAACCAGCTCGCAGACGTGCAGAAGGCGATCCGCAAGCTGATCCCCGGCGAGATCGAGACGCTCACCGACAACATCGGGATGCCGATCTCCGGCATCAATATGACCTACAACAACACCGGCGTGATCGGCCCGCAGGACGGCGACATCCAGATCAAGCTTAGGGAAGGCCACAAGCCGACCGAGGAACACGTGAAGGTGCTGCGTGAGCAGTTGCCGCGCCTGTTCCCTGGCGTCAGCTTCTCCTTCCTTCCGGCCGACATCGTCAGCCAGATCCTGAATTTCGGCGCGCCGGCGCCGATCGACCTGCAAATCCGTGGCGCCAATATTGCCGGCAACTTTGCTTACGCCAACGGCCTGCTGGCCAAGGTGCGCAAGATTCCCGGCGTCGCCGATGCGCGCATCCAGCAGTCACCGAACAACCCGACCTTCAACATCGATGTCGATCGCACCCGCGCGCAATATGTCGGCCTGACCGAGCGGGACGTCACCAACAGCCTCGTGGTCAATCTCGCCGGCTCCTCGCAGGTGGCGCCGACCTACTACCTAAACCCCGACAACGGGGTGTCCTACTCCATCGTGATGCAGACGCCGCAATACCAGATGGATTCCCTCAGCGCCCTCCAGACGCTACCGATCACCGCAGCCGGCAATGCGCAGTCGCCGATCCTCGGCGGCATTGCCGACATCAAGCGCTCGACGTCGAGCGCGGTGGTGTCGCAATACGACATCCAGTCGATGGTGCAGATTTTTGCGACGACCTCGGGCCGTGATCTCGGCGCGGTTGCCAATGATATTCGCCAGGTCATCGCCGACACCGCCAAGGACGTGCCGAAGGGTTCTTCCGTCGTGCTGCTCGGTCAGGTGCAGACCATGAATAGCGCCTTCACCGGCCTTCTGTTCGGCCTGCTGGGGGCGGTCGTGCTGATCTACCTGCTGATCGTCGTGAACTTCCAGTCCTGGTCCGATCCGTTCGTGATCATCAGCGCGTTGCCGGCTGCACTTGCCGGCATCGTCTGGATGCTGTTCACGACGCAGACCACGCTGTCGGTTCCGGCACTGACCGGCGCCATCATGTGCATGGGCGTCGCCACCGCCAACAGCGTGCTCGTGATTTCCTTCGCTCGCGAGCGCTACGCGGAGCTCGGCGATCCCATCGCGGCCGCGCTGGAAGCCGGTTTCGTCCGGTTCCGCCCGGTGTTGATGACCGCGCTCGCCATGATCATCGGCATGGCGCCGATGGCGCTGGGGCTGGGCGAGGGCGGCGAGCAGAACGCGCCGCTTGGCCGCGCGGTAATCGGCGGCCTGATCTTTGCAACGTTCGCCACGCTGATGTTCGTTCCCGTGGTGTTCAGTATGGTACACAAGAAACAAGGCCCCACAGCCGCCGCCCCATTGGAGTCTCCGCATGTCACCCACTGA
- a CDS encoding methyl-accepting chemotaxis protein produces the protein MRKNFPITEIEYPVSDETLIVSRTDLKGKIAYFNEDFVAAAGFTSEEMMGQPHNMIRHPDMPPEAFQNLWDTLKAGKPWLGAVKNRRKNGDYYWVLATASPIRQNGQVTGFTSIRTKLPADQRKLAEEVYAAIREKKPHGYRIDGGIIRRRSLLDRFAIFTRTLKARLVTMMAVQVLFMLALGICGALATGGSTSMALVLLALVGAAFGSFVGMATMRAIRGPMQQLNDTMLNLVQDKLDNRIVIERDDEIGEALRNLQTVQTIIRFSRDEVQAVQRRAEAQRKTDMTKLADGFEAAIGEIVETVSSAATELEASASTLSSTAGRAQELATVVAGGSEEASANVHSVASAAEEMSSSVREISRQVQDSSRIASEAVSQAQATTERVGELSRAAARIGDVVELINAIAGQTNLLALNATIEAARAGEAGRGFAVVASEVKALAEQTAKATGDIGQQIGGIQAATQESVSAIGGISGTIARLSEISSAIAAAVEQQGAATQEIARNVQQAAQGTEQVSSNVGDVQRGAVETGSASTQVLSAAQMLSRDSNRLRLEVSKFLGSVRAA, from the coding sequence ATGCGCAAGAATTTTCCGATCACCGAAATCGAATATCCCGTCAGTGACGAGACGCTGATTGTCTCCCGTACGGATCTGAAGGGCAAGATTGCCTATTTCAACGAGGACTTCGTTGCCGCGGCGGGTTTCACCTCCGAAGAGATGATGGGGCAGCCGCACAACATGATCCGTCATCCGGACATGCCGCCGGAAGCCTTCCAGAACCTTTGGGATACGCTCAAAGCCGGCAAGCCATGGCTGGGCGCGGTGAAGAACCGCCGCAAGAACGGCGACTATTACTGGGTGCTGGCGACGGCCTCGCCGATCCGTCAGAACGGCCAGGTCACGGGCTTTACCTCGATCCGCACCAAGTTGCCGGCCGATCAGCGCAAGCTTGCCGAAGAGGTCTACGCCGCGATCCGCGAGAAGAAGCCGCATGGCTATCGCATCGATGGCGGCATCATCCGCCGCCGTTCACTGCTCGACCGCTTCGCAATTTTCACGCGCACGCTGAAGGCGCGCCTCGTCACGATGATGGCGGTGCAGGTGCTGTTCATGCTTGCCCTCGGTATCTGCGGTGCGCTCGCGACGGGCGGTTCGACCAGCATGGCTCTGGTGCTGCTGGCCCTCGTCGGCGCTGCGTTCGGCAGCTTCGTCGGTATGGCAACCATGCGTGCGATCCGGGGGCCGATGCAGCAGCTCAACGACACCATGCTCAATCTCGTGCAGGACAAGCTCGACAACCGCATTGTGATCGAACGCGATGACGAGATCGGCGAGGCCCTGCGCAATCTCCAGACGGTGCAGACCATCATCCGCTTCAGCCGCGATGAGGTGCAGGCGGTACAGCGCCGCGCCGAGGCGCAACGCAAGACCGACATGACGAAGCTCGCCGATGGCTTCGAGGCTGCGATCGGCGAGATCGTCGAGACCGTCTCGTCGGCTGCGACCGAGCTCGAGGCCTCGGCCTCGACACTGTCCTCGACCGCTGGCCGGGCCCAGGAATTGGCGACGGTCGTCGCGGGCGGTTCCGAGGAAGCCTCCGCCAACGTCCATTCGGTGGCGTCGGCGGCCGAAGAGATGTCATCGTCGGTCCGGGAGATCAGCCGGCAGGTGCAGGACTCCTCCAGGATCGCCAGCGAGGCGGTTAGCCAGGCCCAGGCCACCACCGAGCGCGTCGGGGAGCTGTCGCGGGCGGCGGCGCGGATCGGCGATGTCGTCGAGCTCATCAACGCCATCGCCGGCCAGACCAACCTGCTGGCGCTGAATGCCACGATCGAGGCGGCGCGAGCCGGCGAGGCCGGCCGTGGCTTCGCCGTGGTGGCATCCGAGGTGAAGGCACTGGCCGAGCAGACCGCGAAGGCAACCGGCGACATCGGTCAGCAGATCGGCGGCATCCAAGCCGCAACCCAGGAGTCGGTCAGCGCCATCGGCGGGATCAGCGGCACCATTGCACGCCTCTCCGAAATATCGTCGGCGATCGCCGCGGCTGTGGAGCAGCAGGGCGCCGCGACGCAGGAGATCGCCCGCAACGTGCAGCAGGCCGCCCAGGGCACAGAGCAGGTCTCGTCCAACGTCGGTGACGTCCAGCGCGGCGCTGTCGAGACCGGCTCGGCCTCCACGCAGGTGCTGTCGGCCGCGCAGATGCTGTCGCGCGATTCGAACCGGCTGAGGCTCGAGGTCAGCAAGTTCCTGGGCTCGGTCCGGGCGGCCTAG
- a CDS encoding methyl-accepting chemotaxis protein: MNLRIGTVLPLVIAALALMGVAATGYASLQAYRDRQAADAFVDLNGVSRLLLQSAGRWALERGMTNAALRSPEVTAADRRSEIMKQRIGSDQAFREAARRLRAMSKFNVAGPRIDAAERALQNVEDLRRKVDENLARPAAGRNAEIVNGFVPAVTELIELTSIRLRLVLETLATPPSSTMSRLVGLRHLAAEMAEKAGRERAFLGGAIGSGSRVTPEELSRIAGFRGYVELAWGTIAPLAERADVPGDVAGAIKGVEQDYFRIYDATRNRVLAAAASGDYRISGNDYFASATTGINAILRLSEAIGAAADLEATGQAARATSNLIVAGLILASCVALVLLSFWIAFSRIVRPLSALTRAMGELAAGNFAVALPGLDRKDEVGDMAHAVERFKIVAEQKARDEAEAKARQDRIAAEQRKTEMHRLADQFEAAIGEIVDTVSSASTELEASASTLNATAGRAKELAVAVASASEEASTNVQSVASATEELSSSVNEIGRRVQDTARMANAAVDQAGRTNERIGELSRAAAKIGVVVALIDSIAGQTNLLALNATIEAARAGEAGRGFAVVASEVKALAEQTAKATGEIGQQISGMQSETQESVDAIRDIGGTITQLAEIASAIAAAVEEQGAATQEIARNVQQAAQGTQQVSSNVGDVEHGAAETGAASTQVLSAAQMLSRDSTRLKTEVGRFLTNVRAA; the protein is encoded by the coding sequence GTGAATTTGAGAATCGGAACAGTCCTCCCCCTTGTCATTGCGGCGCTGGCTCTGATGGGCGTGGCCGCGACCGGTTATGCATCGCTTCAGGCATACCGCGACCGGCAGGCGGCGGACGCCTTCGTCGATCTCAACGGCGTCTCGCGGCTGTTGCTGCAGAGCGCGGGGCGGTGGGCCCTGGAGCGAGGCATGACCAATGCCGCGTTGAGGTCGCCGGAGGTGACGGCCGCCGATCGGCGATCCGAGATCATGAAACAACGGATCGGCTCGGACCAGGCTTTTCGCGAAGCTGCGCGCCGCCTTCGCGCGATGAGCAAATTCAACGTGGCCGGCCCCCGCATCGATGCGGCGGAACGAGCCCTTCAGAACGTTGAAGATTTGCGCCGCAAGGTGGACGAAAACCTCGCCAGGCCGGCGGCGGGGCGCAATGCGGAGATCGTCAACGGATTCGTGCCCGCCGTCACCGAGCTGATCGAATTGACCTCCATCCGGCTGCGCCTGGTCCTGGAAACGCTGGCTACTCCGCCTTCGTCGACGATGTCGCGTCTCGTCGGTCTTCGGCATCTTGCTGCGGAGATGGCCGAGAAGGCCGGGCGCGAACGGGCTTTCCTCGGAGGCGCGATTGGCTCGGGGAGCAGGGTGACGCCGGAAGAGTTGAGCCGGATCGCCGGTTTCCGGGGCTACGTCGAGCTTGCCTGGGGGACGATCGCTCCGCTGGCCGAGCGAGCCGACGTTCCAGGCGACGTCGCCGGAGCGATCAAGGGCGTCGAGCAGGACTACTTCCGGATTTACGACGCGACCCGCAACCGCGTGCTCGCGGCGGCGGCCAGCGGAGACTACAGGATCAGTGGCAACGACTATTTCGCCAGCGCGACAACGGGGATCAATGCGATCCTTCGCCTGTCCGAAGCGATCGGAGCGGCCGCGGATCTCGAGGCGACCGGGCAAGCCGCCAGGGCAACGTCCAATCTGATCGTCGCCGGCCTGATCCTGGCGAGCTGCGTTGCGCTGGTCTTGCTGAGTTTCTGGATCGCGTTCTCCCGGATCGTGCGGCCGCTGTCCGCACTGACCCGCGCCATGGGCGAACTCGCCGCCGGCAATTTCGCCGTGGCTCTCCCCGGTCTCGATCGCAAGGACGAGGTCGGCGACATGGCACACGCCGTGGAGCGGTTCAAGATCGTGGCGGAGCAGAAGGCACGCGACGAAGCGGAGGCCAAGGCCCGGCAGGATCGGATTGCCGCCGAGCAGCGCAAGACCGAGATGCACAGGCTCGCGGATCAGTTCGAGGCTGCGATCGGCGAAATCGTCGACACCGTCTCGTCGGCGTCCACGGAGCTCGAGGCCTCGGCGAGCACGCTGAATGCCACCGCAGGGCGCGCCAAGGAGCTCGCCGTAGCGGTCGCCTCAGCCTCGGAGGAGGCTTCGACGAACGTGCAGTCGGTGGCATCGGCGACCGAAGAGCTGTCGTCCTCGGTCAACGAGATTGGCCGCCGCGTCCAGGATACGGCGCGAATGGCCAACGCAGCCGTGGATCAGGCGGGAAGGACCAACGAGCGCATCGGCGAATTGTCGCGAGCGGCTGCGAAGATCGGCGTCGTGGTCGCATTGATCGACTCGATCGCGGGGCAGACCAATCTGCTGGCGCTGAACGCCACGATCGAAGCTGCGCGCGCGGGCGAGGCCGGTCGCGGCTTCGCGGTGGTGGCATCGGAAGTGAAGGCCCTGGCGGAACAGACAGCAAAGGCGACCGGGGAAATCGGCCAGCAGATCTCCGGGATGCAATCTGAGACGCAGGAATCCGTCGATGCGATCCGCGACATCGGCGGCACGATCACCCAGCTGGCCGAGATCGCCTCGGCGATCGCCGCGGCGGTGGAGGAACAGGGCGCGGCGACGCAGGAGATCGCACGCAACGTGCAGCAGGCTGCCCAGGGCACACAGCAGGTCTCGTCCAACGTCGGAGACGTCGAGCACGGCGCTGCGGAAACCGGGGCAGCCTCGACGCAGGTGCTTTCAGCGGCGCAGATGCTGTCGAGGGACTCCACTCGGCTGAAGACCGAGGTCGGCAGGTTCCTGACCAACGTCCGCGCAGCGTAA
- a CDS encoding methyl-accepting chemotaxis protein, whose amino-acid sequence MSWINNIRVSAKISAVFAAICLVVAISTGAIYNSLSVMNSTAKMTVHTYQVLEQLNEVVSAMVNSETGVRGYLVSADTGFLAPYEAGQKQFQAATAKVGSLTSDNAAQQKRLERVKALASDWMTNVAQREIALMKEPATQAKARELEASGAGKKSMDGLRAVVQEMDAEERSLLTVRAVASDAASANATIAMAVGGIVTLLLSLLGAFGVAVVVTRPIQRITTEMGVLAKGDTSVAISGTERKDEIGQMAGAVQVFKTNAIEVERLKAEQVAVERRNAEQRKADMTRLANDFESAVGEIIQTVSSASTQLESSASTLTSTADRSQQMATTVAAASEEASTNVQSVASATEEMASSVGEISRQVQESARMAGDAVSQARTTTERVSELSKAAARIGDVVELINTIAGQTNLLALNATIEAARAGEAGRGFAVVASEVKALAEQTAKATGEIGQQISGIQAATNDSVGAIKEISSTIERLSEISSAIAAAVEEQGAATQEISRNVQQAAQGTQQVSSNITDVQRGATETGTASSQVLSAAQMLSNDSTRLKTEVSRFLTNVRAA is encoded by the coding sequence ATGTCTTGGATCAATAATATTCGCGTCTCTGCCAAAATTTCTGCGGTGTTCGCCGCGATCTGTCTCGTCGTCGCCATCAGCACAGGGGCGATCTACAATTCGCTGAGCGTGATGAACTCGACGGCGAAGATGACGGTTCATACCTACCAGGTGCTGGAGCAGCTTAACGAGGTCGTCAGCGCCATGGTCAATTCCGAAACCGGCGTGCGCGGCTACCTTGTCTCGGCGGATACCGGCTTTCTCGCTCCCTACGAGGCAGGCCAGAAGCAGTTTCAGGCGGCAACGGCCAAGGTCGGCAGCCTGACTTCCGACAACGCGGCTCAGCAGAAGCGCCTCGAACGTGTCAAAGCGCTCGCGAGCGACTGGATGACCAATGTCGCACAGCGCGAAATCGCGCTGATGAAGGAGCCCGCAACTCAGGCGAAGGCGCGTGAGCTCGAGGCATCCGGCGCCGGCAAGAAGTCCATGGACGGCCTCCGTGCCGTGGTGCAGGAGATGGATGCTGAAGAGCGTTCTCTGCTCACGGTCCGTGCCGTGGCCTCCGACGCCGCGTCCGCAAACGCGACCATCGCGATGGCGGTCGGCGGCATCGTCACGCTGTTGCTCTCGCTGCTGGGTGCTTTTGGCGTCGCAGTTGTGGTCACCCGCCCGATCCAGCGGATCACCACTGAGATGGGCGTCCTCGCCAAGGGTGATACGTCGGTGGCAATATCGGGCACCGAGCGCAAGGACGAGATCGGCCAGATGGCCGGGGCAGTCCAGGTGTTCAAGACCAACGCGATCGAGGTCGAGCGGCTGAAGGCTGAACAGGTTGCAGTCGAACGCCGCAACGCCGAACAGCGCAAGGCCGACATGACCAGGCTCGCCAACGACTTCGAAAGCGCGGTTGGGGAGATTATCCAGACCGTGTCGTCGGCCTCGACCCAGCTCGAGTCCTCCGCCTCGACGCTGACGTCGACCGCGGACCGCTCCCAGCAGATGGCGACCACGGTTGCCGCGGCTTCGGAAGAAGCCTCCACCAACGTCCAGTCGGTGGCTTCGGCGACCGAGGAGATGGCCTCGTCGGTCGGCGAGATCAGCCGTCAGGTGCAGGAATCGGCGCGGATGGCGGGCGATGCCGTCAGCCAGGCCCGGACCACCACCGAGCGCGTCAGCGAGCTGTCCAAGGCAGCCGCGCGCATCGGCGACGTCGTCGAGCTGATCAACACCATTGCCGGCCAGACCAACCTGCTGGCGCTGAATGCCACCATCGAGGCGGCGCGCGCCGGTGAAGCCGGCCGCGGTTTCGCGGTGGTCGCTTCCGAGGTGAAGGCGCTCGCCGAGCAGACGGCGAAAGCGACCGGCGAGATCGGCCAGCAGATCTCCGGCATCCAGGCGGCGACCAACGACTCGGTCGGCGCGATCAAGGAGATCTCATCGACCATCGAGCGTCTGTCGGAAATCTCTTCGGCCATCGCGGCCGCGGTGGAAGAGCAGGGCGCCGCGACCCAGGAGATCTCCCGCAACGTGCAGCAGGCGGCCCAGGGCACCCAGCAGGTCTCCTCCAACATCACCGACGTGCAGCGCGGCGCGACCGAGACCGGCACGGCCTCCTCGCAGGTGCTGTCGGCGGCGCAGATGCTGTCGAACGACTCGACCCGGCTGAAGACCGAGGTCAGCAGGTTCCTGACCAACGTTCGCGCGGCGTAA
- a CDS encoding methyl-accepting chemotaxis protein, with the protein MLATISIRAKIISVVAFLLVAMTGMGLLAVMKMRTINASTVDLSTNWMPSVRTIGDLRASVITYRNVVRQHMLAETLEDKLATEKTAATVIDALAKTRTKYEAMITSPEERKLYNDWSKLWEDYKKGTEEVFALSRKEVGKVPHDAQELNSKTVNKIGLAADEVLTKDIELNAKGGDQAAVDAADTFYYAFMLVAIILGAAVIAGLGVGFYLVQDVSRGINSIIEPMQALGRGDLSAEVPHRGEKTEIGAMADVLQVFKEALIAKKAADEAAAADAEAKIERGRRVDNITREFESMIGEIVQTVSSASTQLEASASTLTSTADRSQRLATTVAGASEEASTNVQSVASATEEMASSVGEISRQVQESARMAGDAVSQARTTTERVSELSKAAARIGDVVELINTIAGQTNLLALNATIEAARAGEAGRGFAVVASEVKALAEQTAKATGEIGQQISGIQAATNDSVGAIKEISSTIERLSEISSAIAAAVEEQGAATQEISRNVQQAAQGTQQVSSNITDVQRGATETGTASSQVLSAAQMLSNDSTRLKTEVSKFLTNVRAA; encoded by the coding sequence ATGCTCGCCACCATCTCCATCCGCGCCAAGATCATCAGTGTCGTGGCGTTTCTGCTGGTCGCCATGACCGGCATGGGCCTGCTCGCCGTCATGAAGATGCGGACGATCAACGCCAGCACCGTCGACCTCTCCACCAACTGGATGCCCAGCGTCCGCACGATTGGCGACCTGCGCGCCAGCGTCATCACCTACCGCAACGTGGTCCGCCAGCACATGCTCGCCGAGACCCTCGAGGACAAGCTCGCGACGGAAAAGACTGCGGCGACCGTGATCGATGCGCTCGCCAAGACTCGCACGAAATACGAGGCGATGATCACCTCGCCGGAGGAGCGGAAGCTTTACAACGATTGGTCGAAGCTCTGGGAAGACTACAAGAAGGGCACCGAAGAGGTGTTCGCGCTGTCCCGCAAGGAGGTCGGCAAGGTCCCGCACGACGCGCAGGAGCTGAACTCCAAGACGGTCAACAAGATCGGTCTTGCGGCGGATGAGGTCCTGACCAAGGACATTGAGCTCAACGCCAAGGGCGGTGATCAGGCCGCCGTCGATGCCGCCGATACCTTCTACTACGCCTTCATGCTGGTCGCGATCATCCTCGGTGCTGCGGTCATTGCCGGCCTCGGCGTCGGCTTCTATCTCGTCCAGGACGTCTCGCGCGGCATCAACTCCATCATCGAGCCGATGCAGGCGCTGGGCCGCGGCGATCTCTCCGCAGAGGTCCCACACCGCGGCGAGAAGACCGAAATCGGGGCGATGGCCGACGTGCTCCAGGTCTTCAAGGAGGCGCTGATCGCCAAGAAGGCCGCTGACGAGGCTGCCGCGGCCGATGCCGAAGCCAAGATCGAGCGCGGCCGCCGCGTCGACAACATCACCCGCGAGTTCGAATCGATGATCGGCGAGATCGTCCAGACCGTGTCGTCGGCCTCGACCCAGTTAGAGGCCTCCGCCTCGACGCTGACCTCGACCGCCGACCGTTCGCAGCGGCTGGCGACCACGGTTGCCGGCGCTTCGGAGGAAGCCTCGACCAACGTGCAGTCGGTGGCTTCGGCGACGGAGGAGATGGCCTCGTCGGTTGGCGAGATCAGCCGTCAGGTGCAGGAATCGGCGCGGATGGCGGGCGATGCCGTCAGCCAGGCCCGGACCACCACCGAGCGCGTCAGCGAGTTGTCCAAGGCAGCCGCGCGCATCGGCGACGTCGTCGAGCTGATCAACACCATTGCCGGCCAGACCAACCTGCTGGCGCTGAATGCCACCATCGAGGCGGCGCGCGCCGGTGAAGCCGGCCGCGGTTTCGCGGTGGTCGCTTCCGAGGTGAAGGCGCTCGCCGAGCAGACGGCGAAAGCGACCGGCGAGATCGGCCAGCAGATCTCCGGCATCCAGGCGGCGACCAACGACTCGGTCGGCGCCATCAAGGAGATCTCCTCCACCATCGAGCGCCTGTCGGAAATCTCCTCGGCCATCGCGGCCGCGGTGGAAGAGCAGGGCGCCGCGACCCAGGAAATCTCCCGCAACGTGCAGCAGGCGGCCCAGGGCACCCAGCAGGTCTCCTCCAACATCACCGACGTGCAGCGCGGCGCGACCGAGACCGGCACGGCCTCTTCGCAGGTGCTGTCGGCGGCGCAGATGCTGTCGAACGACTCGACCCGGCTGAAGACCGAGGTCAGCAAGTTCCTGACCAACGTCCGCGCGGCCTGA